A window from Candidatus Nitrospira neomarina encodes these proteins:
- a CDS encoding TldD/PmbA family protein, producing MSNLPTTHGDRFPELAATVLKRAKALGATEADLLVAEGDSVSVQVRMSEVDRLSKAREKVLGIRVFFGKRSASSSTSDFSNSSLDRLVTDTCSLARAVVEDETSGLPAPDQMVVDIPDMDMKDDRQLAVDEEIDLAKRTEQSAFSADPRITNSEGAECSAGYGSILLANSHGFVGSYASSSYSLSVSPIAMDSQNGGMQRDYWYSVKRKFHELDSPESIGQEAARRTVRRLGSRAITTQEVPVIFDPETAKSLLGHISSAVSGYSLYKGASFLLGQLGKSIASDLVTVVDDGRLAGGLGSRPFDGEGLPTRKTLVVDRGVLSSYLLDTYSGRKLGMASTGNASRSVGENPTVGTTNLFLSPGSYSPDDILKSMKRGLYVTDLIGFGVNLVTGDYSRGAVGFWVENGELTHPVEEVTIAGNLQQILKDIEMIGNDLAFRGRVASPTVKIRKMMVAGH from the coding sequence ATGTCAAATCTGCCCACCACACATGGTGACCGTTTCCCGGAGTTGGCCGCCACGGTTCTCAAGCGAGCCAAGGCTTTAGGGGCGACGGAGGCGGATCTACTTGTGGCGGAAGGCGATTCAGTCTCGGTGCAGGTGCGGATGTCGGAGGTGGATCGGCTCTCCAAGGCCCGTGAGAAGGTCTTGGGGATTCGGGTGTTTTTTGGCAAGCGTTCAGCCAGTTCCTCTACATCGGATTTTTCCAACTCCTCGTTGGATCGTTTAGTCACTGACACATGTAGTTTGGCCAGAGCTGTGGTTGAAGATGAAACTTCAGGACTACCCGCGCCGGATCAAATGGTGGTGGATATCCCCGACATGGATATGAAAGATGATCGGCAATTGGCAGTTGATGAGGAAATAGACCTGGCCAAGCGAACTGAACAATCCGCGTTTTCCGCAGATCCCCGCATCACCAATTCTGAAGGGGCTGAGTGTTCGGCTGGGTATGGATCGATTTTATTAGCGAATTCCCATGGGTTTGTTGGATCGTACGCCAGTTCTTCCTACTCACTCTCTGTGTCGCCCATTGCGATGGACAGCCAAAATGGCGGTATGCAGCGGGACTACTGGTACTCCGTGAAGCGTAAATTCCATGAATTGGACAGCCCGGAATCGATCGGCCAGGAGGCCGCTCGCCGAACTGTGAGGCGGCTAGGCAGTCGGGCCATTACGACACAAGAAGTTCCCGTGATCTTCGATCCGGAAACGGCCAAAAGCCTCCTAGGGCATATTTCCTCAGCGGTATCCGGGTACTCCTTGTATAAGGGGGCCTCGTTTCTTTTGGGGCAACTCGGAAAATCTATTGCTTCGGATTTGGTGACAGTGGTTGATGATGGTCGATTAGCCGGAGGGCTGGGGTCTCGACCATTTGATGGTGAAGGGTTGCCCACGAGGAAAACCCTGGTGGTCGATAGAGGCGTGCTGTCGAGTTACCTGTTAGACACGTATTCAGGGCGAAAATTGGGGATGGCATCCACCGGCAATGCATCAAGATCGGTGGGCGAAAATCCGACAGTGGGCACTACGAATTTATTTCTCTCGCCGGGCTCCTATTCGCCTGATGACATTCTCAAGTCAATGAAGCGGGGGTTGTACGTCACGGATCTGATTGGATTTGGTGTCAACCTTGTCACCGGGGACTATTCAAGGGGAGCGGTGGGGTTTTGGGTTGAAAACGGAGAGTTGACCCATCCGGTGGAAGAGGTCACCATTGCCGGGAATTTACAACAGATCCTGAAGGATATTGAAATGATCGGGAATGATTTAGCATTTCGGGGCCGGGTGGCCAGTCCTACGGTTAAAATTCGCAAGATGATGGTGGCCGGTCATTAG
- the tldD gene encoding metalloprotease TldD, translating into MVPSLSDFALQEKDVLQALNKATARGVDYVDMYVESCVTDSVSMEESLVKRAVKSIFQGAGVRAVAGERTGFAYSDDLSVRDLEIAADTARYIADSPQGDNPIAVTHRSQPSQNLYPLSQPLTDITTEARVALLNEIDVEARRYDPRITKVMASFNTEQKIFLVINSQGQLVGDVQPLSRLQISCIAEDGSNRQVGSFGGGGRVGFAFYLEQNRAMEFAREAARQAIVNLGAVEAPAGTMPVVLGGGWPGILLHEAIGHGLEADFNRRKTSAFSDLVGKTVASELCTIVDDGTLPFRRGSMNIDDEGTPTSRTMLIEKGVLRGYITDRLNARLMGIPLTGNGRREDFRSIILPRMTNTFMLAGESDPQDIIRSVKNGLYAVSFGGGQVDITSGKFVFSASEAYLIEDGQVTKPVKGATLIGNGPDVLKKVSMVGHDMKLDEGIGTCGKDGQSVPVGVGLPTIKIDEMIVGGTAMG; encoded by the coding sequence ATGGTACCCAGCCTTTCAGACTTTGCCCTTCAAGAAAAGGATGTCCTCCAGGCCTTAAATAAGGCCACCGCTCGGGGAGTGGATTACGTGGACATGTATGTCGAGTCCTGCGTGACCGATTCCGTTTCTATGGAGGAAAGCCTCGTCAAGCGCGCAGTCAAAAGTATTTTCCAGGGGGCGGGTGTTCGAGCGGTGGCTGGAGAACGAACCGGGTTTGCATATTCAGATGATCTATCTGTACGAGACCTGGAAATTGCCGCTGATACGGCACGGTATATCGCCGATTCTCCTCAAGGGGACAATCCCATAGCCGTCACTCATCGTTCTCAGCCCTCCCAGAATCTCTACCCGTTGTCCCAGCCGCTCACCGATATTACGACAGAAGCTCGGGTTGCCTTACTGAATGAAATTGATGTGGAAGCCAGACGATATGACCCCCGAATTACCAAGGTCATGGCCTCTTTTAATACGGAACAGAAAATATTCTTAGTCATTAACTCCCAAGGGCAGCTGGTGGGAGATGTGCAACCTCTCTCTCGTCTCCAAATTTCCTGTATTGCTGAAGATGGGTCCAATCGCCAGGTTGGGTCCTTTGGAGGAGGGGGACGAGTCGGATTTGCTTTCTACCTGGAGCAGAATCGCGCGATGGAGTTTGCCCGAGAAGCTGCACGTCAGGCAATTGTGAATCTAGGCGCGGTCGAAGCTCCGGCCGGCACCATGCCGGTTGTTTTAGGTGGGGGATGGCCGGGCATTCTGCTTCACGAAGCGATCGGACATGGGTTGGAAGCGGATTTTAATCGTCGTAAAACGTCAGCCTTTAGTGATTTAGTGGGAAAAACCGTCGCGTCCGAACTATGCACAATTGTGGATGACGGGACCCTCCCATTTCGGCGTGGTTCGATGAATATCGATGATGAGGGGACGCCGACGTCAAGAACCATGCTCATTGAAAAAGGTGTGTTGCGCGGCTATATCACGGATCGGCTCAATGCCCGTTTGATGGGTATCCCGTTAACAGGAAATGGAAGACGTGAAGATTTCCGGAGCATCATTCTTCCACGTATGACCAATACCTTTATGTTAGCCGGAGAATCAGATCCACAGGATATCATTCGGTCGGTGAAAAACGGGTTGTATGCCGTGTCGTTTGGTGGAGGGCAGGTTGATATCACCAGTGGGAAATTTGTCTTTTCAGCCAGCGAAGCCTATCTCATCGAAGATGGGCAGGTGACCAAACCGGTCAAGGGCGCGACGTTGATTGGGAACGGTCCGGATGTGCTCAAAAAAGTTTCGATGGTTGGACATGATATGAAATTAGATGAAGGAATTGGGACCTGTGGAAAAGATGGTCAATCGGTTCCGGTCGGCGTGGGACTTCCTACCATTAAAATTGATGAAATGATCGTCGGTGGCACGGCGATGGGCTGA
- a CDS encoding isoprenyl transferase, whose product MDEFQAVEARQVAEGELLDQLDLTSLPRHIAIIMDGNGRWAAQRGLPRIAGHKEGLRALQDVLEIGHELTIPYITIYAFSQENWKRPHSEIRLLMGLLEQYLHQERQRFQERQVRFLPIGRLEQLPPSVRSLALEVAEETRHLTQRTLAVALSYGGRAEIVDAVRKVAIEVQMGSLTPDQIDENLFEQYLSTWGLPDPDLLIRTSGEARISNFLPWQIAYTELYFTKTLWPDFRRVETLLALLDYQKRERRFGRITQTVSP is encoded by the coding sequence ATGGATGAATTTCAGGCGGTGGAAGCAAGACAAGTTGCTGAAGGCGAATTGCTGGATCAACTTGACCTCACATCCCTTCCACGACATATCGCAATCATCATGGATGGCAATGGCCGATGGGCCGCTCAACGCGGGTTGCCTAGAATTGCCGGTCACAAAGAAGGGCTCCGGGCACTTCAAGATGTTCTGGAAATCGGGCATGAGCTCACCATTCCTTATATCACCATCTATGCATTTTCTCAGGAAAATTGGAAACGGCCTCATTCAGAAATTCGACTGCTTATGGGGTTACTTGAGCAGTACCTGCATCAAGAACGCCAACGGTTTCAGGAGCGCCAGGTACGGTTTCTGCCAATTGGACGACTGGAACAACTGCCCCCCTCCGTCCGTTCGCTGGCCTTAGAGGTGGCAGAGGAAACCCGCCATTTGACTCAGCGCACGCTGGCAGTCGCCCTCAGCTATGGGGGAAGAGCCGAAATTGTCGATGCCGTACGGAAAGTCGCGATCGAGGTTCAGATGGGATCGCTCACACCAGACCAAATTGATGAGAACTTGTTCGAACAATATCTCAGCACATGGGGTTTACCGGATCCAGATTTGCTCATCCGTACCTCTGGAGAGGCGCGAATCAGCAATTTCCTTCCCTGGCAAATTGCCTACACCGAACTCTATTTCACCAAAACCCTGTGGCCTGATTTCCGTCGCGTTGAGACTCTTCTCGCCTTACTCGATTATCAAAAACGGGAGCGTCGTTTTGGCCGAATCACTCAAACTGTTTCGCCATAA
- a CDS encoding phosphatidate cytidylyltransferase: protein MDPRRLYSAIVFIPLLYAGIRYSPPWLLSLLIGTASLFALWEFLTLYFGPTASLGTKIISCLGAVILLVAMDTGYSQAVNIWLLGIVMVVLTGFFISPTAMRQRLPVWAAYPFGILYVVVLLGHFILLRQLPHGIALIFFVLAITWLADTGGFVVGLSLGRHALAPTLSPKKTVEGLMGGVLFSVLGGLISHFWFLPFFSLGECAILGMGMAIIGALGDLAESAIKRSVSIKDSGTIIPGHGGVLDRVDSLLFTGPAFYYYALFAGSS, encoded by the coding sequence ATGGATCCCCGTCGACTGTACTCAGCCATCGTATTTATTCCTTTGCTCTATGCGGGAATACGCTATTCTCCACCTTGGCTCCTTTCTCTTCTGATTGGCACAGCTTCTCTCTTCGCATTATGGGAATTTCTCACCCTCTACTTCGGACCAACCGCCAGTCTTGGCACCAAGATTATCTCCTGTCTCGGTGCCGTCATACTCCTTGTTGCCATGGACACTGGCTACTCCCAAGCCGTGAACATCTGGCTCTTGGGAATCGTTATGGTTGTTTTAACGGGGTTTTTTATATCCCCGACTGCCATGAGGCAACGGCTCCCTGTATGGGCAGCCTATCCCTTTGGAATACTTTATGTCGTGGTTCTGCTCGGACATTTCATACTCCTCCGGCAACTGCCACATGGAATCGCCTTAATCTTTTTCGTCTTAGCGATCACATGGTTAGCTGATACTGGTGGATTTGTCGTAGGCTTATCTCTTGGACGACATGCCCTGGCGCCAACCCTGAGTCCTAAAAAAACGGTTGAAGGTTTGATGGGGGGGGTCCTTTTTTCTGTCCTGGGAGGCCTTATCAGCCACTTTTGGTTTCTCCCCTTTTTCTCGTTGGGGGAATGCGCTATTCTCGGCATGGGTATGGCCATAATCGGAGCGCTTGGTGATCTTGCAGAATCAGCGATCAAACGTAGCGTGAGTATCAAGGATTCAGGCACAATCATTCCAGGACATGGAGGAGTGCTGGATCGTGTGGACAGTCTGCTCTTTACCGGCCCGGCGTTTTACTACTATGCCCTATTCGCGGGCTCATCCTAA
- a CDS encoding 1-deoxy-D-xylulose-5-phosphate reductoisomerase, translating into MKHIVILGSTGSIGNSTLDVISRFPEEFQVVGLAAGSNDQALEEQIRIFKPEVVALSCRDAANRLRARIGHTSTEILDGEQGLCAVASASKSDLVISAIVGGAGLKPTLTAIQAGRQVALANKEPMVMAGRLMQLEAHKHGVTIFPIDSEHSAIFQSMEGHRKIDIRRIVLTASGGPFWDWPINDLEHVTPEQAMQHPNWKMGAKITTDSATLMNKGLEVIEARWLFDIPHDQIDVVIHRESIIHSLVEYCDGSVIAQLGHPDMRTPISYALKYPERIPLNPPLLDLGKIGKFTFYPTDSKKFPCLQLAYDALAGADGLPPTLNAANEIAVDAFLKEQIAFLDIPRVIQETMNAYTATPVTSIEDALEIDQWARRTATEMMKACSSSPI; encoded by the coding sequence GTGAAACACATCGTCATCTTAGGATCTACCGGATCGATTGGGAACAGTACATTAGATGTGATCTCCAGATTCCCTGAAGAGTTTCAAGTAGTCGGCTTGGCCGCCGGATCAAATGATCAGGCCCTTGAGGAACAGATCCGCATCTTCAAGCCAGAAGTGGTTGCGCTGTCCTGCCGGGATGCTGCCAATCGATTGCGAGCACGGATAGGACACACGTCCACGGAAATTTTGGACGGAGAGCAGGGGCTCTGCGCCGTCGCCAGTGCATCGAAAAGTGATTTAGTGATTTCTGCGATCGTCGGTGGAGCAGGACTCAAGCCAACCTTGACAGCCATTCAAGCAGGCCGGCAGGTTGCACTGGCCAATAAAGAGCCGATGGTCATGGCAGGCCGTTTGATGCAATTGGAAGCCCACAAACATGGCGTCACCATTTTTCCCATCGATAGTGAACATAGCGCCATTTTCCAATCGATGGAAGGCCACCGAAAAATAGATATTCGCCGGATCGTCTTAACCGCCTCCGGCGGGCCATTTTGGGATTGGCCTATCAATGACCTGGAACACGTGACCCCCGAACAAGCGATGCAACATCCAAATTGGAAAATGGGTGCTAAAATCACCACCGACTCCGCCACCTTGATGAATAAGGGCCTGGAGGTGATCGAAGCCCGATGGCTCTTTGATATCCCTCACGATCAAATTGATGTCGTCATCCATCGAGAAAGTATAATCCACTCTTTGGTAGAATATTGTGATGGGTCAGTCATCGCGCAGTTAGGGCACCCGGACATGCGAACACCAATTTCCTATGCTCTCAAATACCCGGAACGCATTCCTTTGAATCCTCCACTCTTGGATTTAGGAAAAATTGGGAAATTTACGTTTTACCCAACTGATTCGAAAAAATTCCCCTGTCTCCAGTTAGCCTATGACGCACTGGCAGGAGCGGACGGGCTTCCACCCACATTAAACGCGGCAAATGAAATCGCCGTTGATGCTTTCCTTAAAGAACAAATTGCCTTTTTGGATATTCCCAGAGTGATTCAGGAAACGATGAATGCCTATACCGCGACTCCCGTCACATCCATTGAAGATGCCCTGGAGATAGACCAATGGGCCCGACGTACAGCCACGGAAATGATGAAAGCCTGTTCCTCTTCACCAATATGA
- the rseP gene encoding RIP metalloprotease RseP: MNNLLSFSPDSIFLFGQKLWWFLVVLGVLVTFHEYGHYLAARWVGVRVLKFSIGFGPKLIGRKIGDTEYLLAAIPLGGYVKLYGEEVSEAVSPAEQRESFIHQSLPHKTLIVAAGPGFNFILSYLIFTGMLALGSPLFVPSIDNITPVIEAIIPDSPAETAGLHIGDRVIRANEEDISTLGELYQQVGKAHGRPVTLDVIRGDTVKTLIITPTVQMVPDRPDEPQYTLGIEDHAPLVGGVMPDTPAMAAGLQQDDRIIQIDDTPIVTWSQMTEIVRQHPGTPLDVQVDRGGQIVSLRITPEGQTVTSSDGETKSVGRIGIKLAGAGTVLKSTSLFLAPWDGLKATWKWCELTVIGLYKLLTGEISSKHLGGPLMIASVSGEQAQQGLASVVWLIAILSINLGILNLLPIPILDGGHLFFFACEGILGRPLGDRSREMAQQIGLVLLVFLMAYATWNDISRLLQ, translated from the coding sequence ATGAATAACCTCCTGTCATTTTCTCCAGATTCCATCTTTCTATTTGGGCAAAAGTTATGGTGGTTCCTGGTCGTACTGGGAGTCCTTGTAACCTTTCACGAATATGGCCATTATCTGGCCGCTCGATGGGTGGGCGTCAGGGTCCTCAAATTTTCCATCGGTTTCGGACCAAAACTCATTGGTCGCAAGATCGGCGATACAGAATATCTTTTGGCAGCGATTCCTCTTGGAGGATATGTCAAATTATACGGTGAGGAAGTGTCAGAGGCTGTTTCGCCTGCTGAACAACGTGAATCCTTTATTCACCAGTCACTTCCCCACAAAACGTTGATTGTGGCGGCTGGCCCCGGATTCAATTTTATTCTCAGTTACCTGATCTTTACGGGTATGCTGGCTTTGGGGTCACCCCTATTTGTGCCCAGCATCGACAACATCACACCGGTGATTGAAGCGATCATCCCCGACTCCCCAGCCGAAACTGCCGGATTACATATCGGTGATCGGGTAATCCGGGCCAATGAAGAAGACATCTCGACGCTGGGTGAACTATATCAACAAGTTGGTAAGGCCCATGGGCGTCCCGTCACCCTGGATGTCATTCGTGGGGATACCGTTAAAACGCTGATCATCACTCCAACGGTTCAAATGGTGCCAGATCGCCCGGACGAACCTCAATACACTTTAGGCATTGAGGATCATGCTCCGCTTGTCGGGGGAGTCATGCCGGACACCCCTGCCATGGCCGCGGGGCTTCAACAAGATGACCGAATTATCCAAATTGATGACACACCGATTGTCACCTGGTCTCAGATGACCGAGATCGTTCGCCAACACCCTGGAACCCCTTTAGATGTTCAGGTCGATCGCGGAGGACAGATTGTCTCTCTTCGCATCACCCCTGAAGGCCAAACCGTTACCTCTTCCGATGGGGAAACCAAGTCTGTTGGCCGCATTGGGATTAAACTAGCCGGTGCGGGTACGGTGCTCAAAAGCACCTCTCTATTTCTTGCCCCATGGGATGGACTCAAGGCTACATGGAAATGGTGTGAACTCACCGTGATTGGTTTATACAAACTCTTGACGGGAGAAATTTCTTCAAAGCATCTCGGTGGCCCGCTGATGATTGCCAGTGTGTCAGGCGAACAAGCCCAACAGGGTCTTGCCAGCGTCGTATGGCTTATTGCGATCTTAAGTATTAATTTGGGAATTTTGAATTTATTACCCATTCCCATTCTTGATGGAGGGCATCTCTTCTTTTTTGCCTGTGAAGGCATTTTAGGTCGCCCGTTAGGAGACCGGTCGAGAGAAATGGCCCAACAAATTGGACTGGTCTTGTTGGTCTTCCTGATGGCCTATGCGACCTGGAATGACATTAGTCGCCTACTCCAATAA
- a CDS encoding proline--tRNA ligase has product MRVSQTLIPTMRQDPGEAEVVSHRLMLRAGMIRKVAAGIYSYLPLGLRVIRKIETIVREEMNRIGAQELLLPILSSAELWKETDRWDFYGKELFRLHDRHDRDFCLGPTHEEVVTDLFRREVSSYRQLPVTLYQIQTKFRDEIRPRFGIMRGREFIMKDAYSFDQDVEGAKHTYQNMYDAYCRIFSRMGLEYRPVEADTGLIGGISSHEFMVLANTGEELIVFDPDTQYAANVERAEIAPPTMGEPEAALPLEKVSTPNAKSVEEVCALLNVPPSRLVKTLLYQTGMNEITAVLIRGDHQANEIKIQRHLGIHELSLATPEMVLRFTTAPVGFVGPIGLQKIRILADQAVAVLTNFIVGGNEPDVHLIHVNIDRDFAIESIGDFRQAQAGDPSPRGGSSLQTARGIEVGHIFMLGTKYSEKMGATYLDAQGETLPAVMGCYGIGVSRAAAAAIEQNHDDKGICWPMPIAPFQVHILSVTASENVRQASEQLYQDLSQNGIEVLLDDREERGGVKFNDADLLGIPFHIILGDKGLAQNTIEIKDRMTGEKHHIIREEACEWITSTVRAKLVFQT; this is encoded by the coding sequence ATGCGTGTATCACAAACATTAATTCCCACGATGCGACAGGATCCCGGGGAAGCCGAAGTGGTCAGCCACCGCCTCATGCTTCGCGCGGGCATGATCCGAAAAGTCGCCGCCGGAATTTATTCCTACCTTCCACTAGGATTGAGGGTCATCCGGAAAATTGAGACTATTGTTCGCGAAGAGATGAACCGGATAGGAGCGCAAGAGCTGTTACTCCCGATTCTATCCTCGGCCGAGCTTTGGAAAGAAACAGATCGCTGGGATTTCTATGGAAAAGAGCTATTCCGATTACATGATCGCCATGATCGGGACTTTTGCCTGGGTCCCACTCACGAAGAAGTCGTCACTGATTTGTTCCGTCGAGAGGTCAGTTCATATCGTCAATTGCCCGTCACTCTGTATCAAATCCAAACGAAATTTCGCGATGAAATCCGCCCACGGTTTGGCATCATGCGAGGGCGCGAATTCATCATGAAAGATGCGTATAGCTTTGATCAGGATGTGGAAGGAGCCAAACATACGTACCAAAACATGTACGACGCCTATTGCCGCATTTTTTCTCGTATGGGCCTCGAATATCGTCCAGTGGAGGCCGATACCGGCTTAATCGGTGGCATCTCTTCTCACGAATTCATGGTCCTAGCCAATACCGGCGAAGAACTCATCGTTTTTGATCCTGACACACAATATGCAGCCAATGTCGAACGGGCCGAAATTGCCCCACCCACCATGGGGGAGCCTGAGGCCGCACTACCACTGGAAAAGGTCTCTACACCCAATGCTAAATCGGTTGAAGAAGTGTGCGCCTTACTCAACGTGCCTCCTTCCCGCCTGGTGAAAACCCTTCTGTATCAGACTGGCATGAATGAGATAACCGCAGTCCTGATCCGAGGGGACCATCAAGCGAACGAAATTAAAATTCAACGACATCTTGGTATTCATGAATTATCTTTGGCGACCCCAGAGATGGTCCTCCGCTTCACAACGGCCCCAGTCGGCTTTGTCGGCCCGATCGGTCTTCAGAAAATTCGAATTCTGGCTGACCAGGCCGTAGCTGTTTTGACCAATTTCATTGTGGGTGGAAACGAACCGGACGTCCACCTCATTCATGTCAATATTGACCGGGATTTTGCCATTGAGAGCATAGGAGATTTTCGCCAAGCCCAGGCCGGTGACCCTTCCCCACGTGGAGGCAGCTCGCTCCAAACAGCCAGAGGAATCGAAGTGGGGCATATCTTTATGCTAGGAACAAAATATAGTGAAAAAATGGGGGCAACCTACCTGGATGCTCAAGGCGAGACCCTTCCCGCTGTCATGGGATGCTATGGCATAGGTGTCAGCAGAGCAGCGGCAGCAGCCATTGAACAAAACCATGACGACAAAGGCATCTGTTGGCCCATGCCCATTGCCCCATTTCAGGTCCACATCCTTTCGGTCACCGCATCAGAAAATGTACGTCAAGCTTCCGAGCAGCTCTATCAGGACCTTTCCCAAAACGGGATAGAGGTATTACTTGACGACCGTGAGGAACGGGGTGGAGTGAAGTTTAACGATGCAGATTTGCTCGGCATTCCTTTCCATATTATTCTTGGGGATAAGGGACTGGCACAGAACACCATTGAAATTAAAGACCGTATGACCGGCGAAAAGCATCACATTATCCGTGAGGAGGCATGTGAGTGGATCACTTCCACAGTCAGAGCAAAACTCGTATTTCAGACATGA
- a CDS encoding bifunctional nuclease family protein, producing the protein MLNQMNVRGLLFDPYNNAYIVILRDEQNSDMLPIWVGKAEASAISFALERIAPPRPMTHDLMKTVLDNMDAKVISTVITDLKDNTYFAKIHLLFGDSEFTVDSRPSDAIAVALRTDAPIFASGEVLHKQNSEELERWLENLKPEDFGKSDV; encoded by the coding sequence ATGTTGAATCAAATGAACGTGAGGGGTCTTTTATTTGACCCCTACAACAATGCCTATATTGTCATCCTGAGAGATGAACAAAATTCTGATATGCTCCCAATCTGGGTTGGGAAGGCCGAAGCCAGCGCGATTAGTTTTGCCTTAGAGCGGATAGCTCCTCCAAGGCCGATGACCCATGATCTCATGAAAACGGTACTTGATAATATGGATGCTAAGGTCATTAGTACGGTCATTACAGATTTGAAAGACAATACGTACTTCGCCAAAATCCATCTCCTTTTTGGAGATTCCGAGTTCACCGTTGACTCTCGGCCAAGTGACGCGATTGCCGTGGCCCTTCGCACGGATGCTCCTATTTTTGCTTCAGGGGAAGTGCTCCATAAACAAAACTCAGAAGAATTGGAACGATGGCTGGAAAACCTCAAGCCTGAGGATTTTGGGAAATCGGACGTCTAG
- a CDS encoding bifunctional nuclease family protein, which produces MTEINTLIPLKVHGVLVDPNTDTQIVVLRDEKNSEVLPIWVGTAEGTSIRLALENVIPPRPMSHDLICSFASHLGFTLNKVVITEVKNNTYFSTLFLSKDELEKSIDSRPSDAIALALRCQCPIYVTPEVLERRGGEDLDTWLSKLDQKGLEQTDI; this is translated from the coding sequence ATGACTGAAATAAACACATTAATTCCGTTAAAGGTCCATGGGGTCCTGGTCGATCCGAATACCGACACGCAAATCGTGGTCCTACGGGATGAAAAAAATTCAGAGGTTCTTCCCATATGGGTTGGAACCGCCGAAGGAACATCGATTCGGTTGGCCTTGGAGAACGTCATTCCACCCCGCCCCATGAGCCATGACCTTATTTGCAGTTTTGCCTCGCACCTTGGATTTACCCTCAACAAAGTTGTAATCACAGAAGTTAAAAATAATACGTATTTTTCAACGCTGTTTTTGTCCAAAGATGAGTTGGAAAAATCGATCGATTCCAGGCCGAGTGATGCGATTGCCCTAGCTCTCCGATGTCAATGTCCCATCTACGTTACTCCAGAGGTGCTGGAACGTCGCGGGGGGGAAGATCTGGATACCTGGCTTTCCAAGCTCGATCAAAAAGGATTAGAACAAACCGATATTTAG
- the rplM gene encoding 50S ribosomal protein L13 encodes MRSYQAKPLEVERQWFLVDAKGKTVGRLAAKVASILRGKHKPTFTPNVDTGDHVVIINSSKIQFTSDKFRRKIYYHHTGYPGGIKAITAEHLHAKKPTEVLTKAIRGMLPKCTLGKQMAKKLKIYPGAEHLHRAQSPTPLNL; translated from the coding sequence ATGCGATCTTATCAAGCTAAACCGTTGGAAGTTGAACGACAATGGTTCTTAGTCGATGCTAAAGGAAAAACCGTTGGACGCTTGGCCGCCAAGGTTGCCTCAATCCTTCGTGGAAAGCATAAGCCGACGTTCACGCCTAATGTCGATACGGGCGACCATGTCGTCATCATCAATTCCAGTAAAATCCAATTCACCAGCGATAAATTTCGTAGAAAGATCTATTATCATCACACCGGTTACCCTGGAGGAATCAAAGCCATTACGGCAGAGCATCTTCATGCAAAGAAACCAACCGAAGTCCTTACTAAAGCCATTCGTGGGATGCTTCCAAAATGTACGTTGGGGAAACAAATGGCCAAAAAGCTCAAAATTTACCCTGGTGCCGAGCATCTGCATCGAGCGCAAAGCCCAACGCCTTTGAATCTCTAA
- the rpsI gene encoding 30S ribosomal protein S9, which translates to MVDTIQYATGKRKNAIARAWVEPGQGDILINARSVDSYFPRLTHQIQIQTPFDVTKTSGQFNVKATLTGGGVSGQAGALRHAIAKALALYNPSLRDPLKKNGLLTRDSRVKERKKYGQKGARARFQYSKR; encoded by the coding sequence ATGGTCGATACCATTCAATACGCAACCGGAAAAAGGAAAAACGCGATTGCCCGAGCGTGGGTAGAACCAGGGCAAGGCGACATTCTCATCAACGCACGATCAGTCGATTCATATTTTCCACGATTGACACATCAAATCCAGATACAAACGCCATTCGATGTCACCAAAACAAGCGGGCAATTTAATGTCAAAGCCACGCTGACAGGGGGAGGCGTTTCAGGTCAGGCGGGAGCCCTTCGCCATGCGATTGCCAAGGCATTGGCCTTATATAATCCTTCGCTACGGGATCCCCTGAAAAAAAATGGATTGCTCACCAGAGATAGCAGAGTGAAAGAACGGAAAAAATACGGGCAAAAAGGCGCCAGAGCCAGGTTCCAATACTCCAAACGATAA